ACTGTTTTCAATCAGGACGACAGATTCATAATCGGTTTTTTTATTACCGCTCACAATTATGGATTTGTATGGCGTTTGGTTTGGCTTTAGGCTTCCTGACATGGGATGGGTTAGAAGCTTGCATCCGGTATGTATTAAATCCCGTGTCATTTCTAGAACATCCATGTAATTTCCATTTTCCATGTAAATTACTTCACAAAAACTATAATATTTTTTGAACACCTTAGAATTGTTTGTTATTATAATTTTATTCATGTGCCTTCTCCTCTTATATTTACTTCTACAATATTGTTAAGCAATATACGTACCAACTCTTCTGTTAGGTATAAATATTTTTTTGGTATTGAAATTTCAATATAGATAAATATCATGACAGAATATTGTTTGCTATGATTTTAACAATTTTAAAACAACAGTGAAGTTTTGTTCTTGACTACGAAAGTATTTTCTTATATTATTAAAATAAGCATGTATATAGGAGGGATTCCGATGAAGGATATTAAAATTTTGATAATGGGAAAAAACAAGCACTATATTGATGCCATCATTTCATCAGTTGCAAAATTAACTAATAATATTAATTTTGCTGACAATGCGGAAAACGCATTCATTGAACTGTCAAACCTGTCATATGATTTTTTTATTACTGATTTATCGCCATTTAATAAAGAATATACAATCAGCTGCTTTACAGATGCTTTTTCTCAAACAGATTTAATTATAGTTTCTTCTACTCCGTCATACATTGAGGAAAGCTATGCCTTAAAAGGCGGAGCTAAAGAATATATAGATATAAAAAACGGTATTGAAACTCTCCATAAAACACTCGCAGATTTACATAAAAACAAGAAAGACAAAGAAAAATTAAAAGAAAATTTGTTAAATACATATATGATGGCCAGCAATAACGACAGTTATAATAAAATGCTTCTGCAATGTGAAAAAGTGGCAAAATCTAAGGCAAATGTACTGTTAATAGGTGAATCGGGAACCGGAAAAGAGGTTGCAGCCAGGTATATACACCTCTGCAGCAACCGATCAGCAAATAACTTTACAGCGGTAAACTGCAGTTCTTTTACAGAATCGCTTTTGGAATCAGAACTGTTCGGTTATGAGCAGGGTTCCTTTACAGGTGCTGTAAAATCCAAGCAAGGTAAATTTGAACTGGCTGATAATGGTACCTTATTTTTAGATGAGGTGGGCGAAATAAATTTGTCCACTCAGGTAAAGCTTTTGAGAGTACTTGAAACAAAAAAAGTTGAACGTCTGGGAAGCAATAAAGAAAAGCTTATAGACTTCAGACTTATATCCGCAACAAATAAAGACTTAACAAACGAGGTTTTGGCTAATAATTTCAGAGAAGATTTTTTTTACAGGATAAGTTCAATTGTTATAAGAGTCCCTTCTCTGAGAGAGCGGAAAGAAGATTTAAATGAATTAATAAAATTCTTGTTGAAAAAATCTCAAAAAGAAAATGAAATTGTAATAAATTATATTGAGCCCGAAGCAGAAAAATTTTTGCATTCTTATGATTATCCCGGAAATATAAGAGAGTTAAAGAGTATCATAGACAGAATGGTTGTGCTGTCCAACGACGGTGTTATAACCAAGGATGGAATTCCTATTATGTTCGATATACGTAAAAAATCTAATAAATTAACTGATGATATTCAAGATTTTACAAGCTATGATAAAGTAATTACCTTGCAGGATTTCAAAAATAAAGCTGAGTCGGAATATCTGCAGTGGGTTTTAGATCAGACAGGCGGCAATGTAGCGGAAGCTTCAAGGCAATTAAGTATAAGCTCAAGACAGCTGTTCAATAAAATCAATAAATATGATTTAAAAAAATAACAGATAAAAACTCCTGGAGAGTTTTTATCTGTCTATTAATTATCAAATTATTTATATACCTACTTTATCA
Above is a window of Sedimentibacter sp. MB35-C1 DNA encoding:
- a CDS encoding GrdX family protein, which gives rise to MNKIIITNNSKVFKKYYSFCEVIYMENGNYMDVLEMTRDLIHTGCKLLTHPMSGSLKPNQTPYKSIIVSGNKKTDYESVVLIENSIEASKKFLKFKQTPLWNEKIKDDFKTVDLSLIENVVKNPMFNVI
- a CDS encoding sigma-54-dependent Fis family transcriptional regulator; the encoded protein is MKDIKILIMGKNKHYIDAIISSVAKLTNNINFADNAENAFIELSNLSYDFFITDLSPFNKEYTISCFTDAFSQTDLIIVSSTPSYIEESYALKGGAKEYIDIKNGIETLHKTLADLHKNKKDKEKLKENLLNTYMMASNNDSYNKMLLQCEKVAKSKANVLLIGESGTGKEVAARYIHLCSNRSANNFTAVNCSSFTESLLESELFGYEQGSFTGAVKSKQGKFELADNGTLFLDEVGEINLSTQVKLLRVLETKKVERLGSNKEKLIDFRLISATNKDLTNEVLANNFREDFFYRISSIVIRVPSLRERKEDLNELIKFLLKKSQKENEIVINYIEPEAEKFLHSYDYPGNIRELKSIIDRMVVLSNDGVITKDGIPIMFDIRKKSNKLTDDIQDFTSYDKVITLQDFKNKAESEYLQWVLDQTGGNVAEASRQLSISSRQLFNKINKYDLKK